Part of the Saccharomyces paradoxus chromosome XI, complete sequence genome, GGAGGTTCTACTTCTCCCTAATTAATAGAAACCCcttgaatttttagaaTTGTAATCATAACCGTTGTAGCCATATGGTACACCTTGTTGGGCAGCGGCAGCGGCAGCGGCAGCAGcctgttgctgttgttgttggaaTTGATAGTATTGTTGGAATTGCATTTGCTGTTGTGGGTTGACAGGTTGTCCATTTTGCATTTGAACTTCCGGTTGAGGTTGGCCTTGCggttgctgttgctgtggTTGTTGCGATTGCTTCTGTTGAGAGTCTTCAGCATGCTGGGCAACAGCTTGGTTAGGACTCTGCTGCTCCTGACCGTTTTGAGTCTGGTAATAATTGTAATTATTCTTTGGTAACTGATATGGATATTGACCGGCTACACCATATTGAGGTTGACCGTATGGGAATGACTGTTGGTAAAAGTGAGCATAGTATGGCATGAATGAGCCTCCGTatggttgttgttgttgaggTTGGGCATGTGCTGTAGCTGGAGAAGCGGCAGCGGCGGCAGCAGCACTGGTTAAGTTGGCGGCGGCAGCAGTGTTGGCACCTGCTTGACCATAACCTTGTTGGAAATTATATTGGTTAGCATTACCACTAGTTTGTGCGTTGTTTTGAGCAAGTTGTTGGTATTGTTGACCGTACGCGTATCCTTGCGAATCAAACATACCTGGATAAGAATATCCAGGGAACTGGTTCTGGTACATGTAGTACTGTTGAGCAGCCACGTTGTTCCCTTGCTTTTGACTTTGTGGACTTTGTTGTGATTGAGGCTGTTGTGTTTGTGGTTGGGGatgctgctgttgctgctgaGCATATTGCTGTTGCTGGGATAGATACTGTTGTTGTAATTGATGCTGTTGTTGAGCGtattgttgctgctgctgttggGTGTAGTAGTTTTGAGATAATTGTTCTTCTTGAGCCTGAGCTTGAGCTTGTACaggttgttgttgttgttgttgttgttgttgttgttgttgttgtggttgttgttgttgtggttgttgtggttgttgttgttgtggttgttgttgttgctgttgttgttgttgttgttgctgttgtggTTGTAGTTGTagttgttgctgttgagGAACAGTATTAGCTTGATCTTCTGAAGGTTCTGAAATAACAGCACtaatttcaactttttcttcgacAACTgtaacttcttcttctggagCAGCAACATtatcttgttcttgttcttgttccAGTTCTTCCGCTTCCAgttcctcttctttttcttgttccttttcttcagcttcttcgGATTTTTCCTCGTTCACTTCAGGGGCTCTGTCTTCACTTTCTTCAGAAGGTTCAGCAGTCTCCGCCTCCTGTTCTTGTACAGGgatttcttgttcattaCCTTGCTCTCCAGCTTCCGAATTTTCGTCCTCCTTAATCTCgcttatttctttcttcaattcatcaACGTTTTCAAGAGGGGATTCGGCCTTCTTAACAACTTTTGGTTTTGGTGTAGCAATTGCAGCCCATgacattttctttggttgTGAAGCAGATGTTTTGgaagttttctttgaaggtAAAGAAGGTTGTTCTATTTGTTTGCGTTCTTCTTTGTTATTATGACTttcttgctgttgttgttcttcTGATTGctccttttcttgatttttttcctgctcttcttgttcttgcccttctaattcttcattattatcatcgTTTGAATCTTGAGGAATGTCGTTTTTAGTATCTACAGAAACGGCTGCTGCCCACGATGTAGTATTTGAAACAGGCTTAGATGGAACGTGCTTTCCCTTGTCGATATTGACATGTTTTCCAGTTGGATGAGCTCGTGGTGTTTGTACCTTCTTCTTATTTCTGGCTTGAGTATagttgttgctgctgttaTGCTTTGTAGAAGTAAAAGAATTGCTATTATTAGAACTCTTGTATgtaatatcatcttcaGGGTTTGGCAAATGTTGTTGAGGAACATATGAGTGTTGTTGTTCCTTCTTTTCGtgcttttccttcttggCAGGTTTCTTTACTTCATCCCATCTTGTCACTGCGCCAGAAgtaattttatcaattatagtttccaaatcatcatATTCCTGAACTATATCAATTAAATCATCACTCGTCCAGTCAGGGAACAATTCTGTAAGCGTGTCTATTTTGGACTTTAGCGCAGGATTtagttttttattactatGACTATTATGATTTGACTTCCTAAATTGTGTAGacattatatatatatgatGATGTAGATTATATTGAGAAAACGAccaaacaaaaataaatatgtaAGTACTTTATGatggtaatttttttggggTAATTGGTAAgagtttcttcttctgggTCCAAAAGAtcgaaaaatataaaatgcaaatgtttttgaaattgcTGTAAATATGTTAAGGACTTAGGAAAAGGAATGAAACGTTTATATGGGAGAGAacgaaaatttttccttttcccGCCACTATTTTTTGCCACCATTTCCCGTTATTTATTTGGCGAGTGCTCACCTCCGACGGTATCACGGGTGACGGATTTCCTAAAAAGGTAAAGAATTGAAACAGATCTAATAATAAGCAGAAATACTATACATTGCTATGAGTCGATATTGTTATATTGCTATTTACATGTTGAGCAGGGCACTTCCTGTGCCAGAATATGTTTCATTTATCAGCTTCTTTTAGTTTACCGCCATTTTCAAACGGCGCCTCCTCCCTTGCTTCGTCTAGAGCAGGCTTGATACCTTGTTTGACGAGAGCTGCGTTAACACATGTAGTGTAAGCATACCATTGTTTTGAGCACTCGTTCTCAACGGATTTTCCcttcagaaatttttcgCTGTACCATTCATTGAAGCAACTATCATATTTCGTTTTTAAGTCGGTGCATTCTGGCGCAAAACTAGCTGACATTATATTCCCCATATAAAACTggtattattgttattgtaGTTTAAGTAAGAAcacaaatatatatatttttaatgaCCTATTTCCAGTGTATATCTGGCGCACTTACAGTAAATTTCTAAATGCAAATACTCTAAATACTCTGGGTACAGCTCTCCCtatattgaagaaaaaaatgcccTTCCTGTTACCCTACTTTCTCAATTTATTCATTAGCAAACACTGTGTGTACCTATTTATTCTATCTATTCGtagaaaaatgaatgatGGTTCCAGGCTTTGGTACTTCTTTCGTactctcttcttcatcggGGCCTTCGTTGTCTTTGTCCGCTTGTCCCTGCTTTAAAGGCGAACTCTCTATATTGTTGCTGTTctcatcgtcgtcatcgCCGCCGTTGTTAGTGTGTTCCTCATGAGCCAATTGCTTCCGCATTTTATTGGGCACAATCGGAGACGGTACCATACTAGAGCTGGACCCGTACTGCTGCTGCAAAAGTAGCGAGATCTTTCTTTTGCGACTTTGTCTCTGTATTGTACTTTCGTCCTGCTCATTATCAGCGTCATCATGACCCTCGCCCGTAAGGTCTCTTTGGTCCCTTGAAGGCAGTACATCTGTGCCAGTATCTTCGTCGCTAGAGTCTGGAAGTTTCAATATCTGTCCCGTGGATGTTATATTTGCTGTGTGGAAATCGTCCGTACTGTCGTTAGTAAACACAGAATGTGCGTTCCGGTTGAAGCCTACGGCTGAATTCAGCTCATCAGAACCATTGCACGTCTGAGACTCCCTACTCACATCTTCAGCGGAGGTAGAGAGTATACCCGCATTATTGTTCAAAATAACGCCTTTTACTGGGGCGTTTTTCACTGGTGCAGCTGCATTGGCCTGCAAATTCACCAACCCAGTCTCTTGGAACATAGTCCCCAGCCATTCGGTGCTATCCATGATCCGCTCACATATTTCTGAATATGTGGCGACGTGTGGGATGATGTCCTGGGTGATCTTATGAAAGCAGAAACTTAAATTAGAGTCTATCTTTTGCAGGTTCACCGTGATCTCTTGATCCAGTTTTTCCAatgtttcttctttgcttaCAGAACCCATTTCTATGTCAACGCACCCTTGCGTTGCTCTTTCCTAATAACTACCAACCTGCCTCTATTTCCACGCCCAAATTGTAGATTATCTATTTTGTTGATGGCTCAACTCACCAAaacaaaccaaaaaaaCGGAAAAGAACGGAAACGGGCGGAAAAAAacggaaaataaaataagaaaaaccCGCTCTTCTGTTACCCGCGCGGCACTACCGCATATAACCGGAGTAGTTACTAATCAAGTAAGGGCCTCCGTTCCCCTATGACGCACCGGACATATCGCATTGGCACAATAATAGCCTAAGTGAGGGTATACATGGCTCAAGATAATCAACAAAGACCAACACTACAATCCTGCCAGCCATATCGAACTCCGACCATCTTCCACGGCTGCTCAAAACGAAGATCTCTTGCCCCTCTGCGGCGTAAGGGCTCTCTTCAATTGTAGGATCCGCGGCAGTAAACTaaatggatgaaaaaaaaaaactggaaAAATAGCAACTTTTTTCAGCCTGGAAGATTTGTCATCTAAGCGAAGGAGAATGAAACCGGAATTTTTCACTCCTTCTTAGGGGCATTCAGTTTATAAATATAGTTATTCCCTGAAGTTGAGATTTACTGACTTAACATTTGAACAACTAAAAACCTAAATAATAAGacacaatttttttgcgggatttttttttcttttagatACTTTTGACGTTCATAGTAAAAAGTTCTGCTACATAGTAAAAACACATAGAAGATACAAGCAATACAACATGCTTCAATTTAAAAGTCCAGGCAACTGGCTGTTCATAGTACCTTGGATTGCCTTCATCCCATGGTATGGTATGCTGATAGCTATGCTCATTTGCTGGGCTAGTCAAGGCCATCCCATATATTGGTTCATGCATACGGAGCAATTCCCTGTTTACATTTCAGATATAGGTGCCACTAACTTAAGACCACTATTCATATCGTGCGCCGGCTGGCAGGGTCTAGGATATGTAATCACTGTTGCgcttgaattttttcaaagatccGGCTACCTTCCTTTCcagttgaagaagaaagacCCCTCTATCTCTGATTCGACCTCCTATGCTGAAAAATTGCGCAGCGGTAAATACTTAATGCCTCCATACTACACAAAGGATGAACGGAATCTAATTTTTGCCGCTTTTGTTCTCGGCGGCATTGGTGAACTAGGCCTTTTATTCTGTTCCATCTTCTCAACCGCTCGATACCATCACGTCCACATTGCTATGGTCTCTGTTTTCGTCGTGTTCATGTTCCTGTCCACTTGCTGCTTGATCGCGGAGTATTTTCTCATGGGAAGACACTATGCCTCAATTCACCCCCTAGCCAGCCCTCACTTCAATCCTCAATCCTCTGAAAAAAGCTTCAATCAAGGTTATAATACCGTGGATGAGCTACCTTGGTATAAATGGGAAGGCCACATATGGAACAAATTTACCATCAGTGCGACTCTAAAAGTTATATGGTTAACCCTAGCCGTTGTTTGGGCCATTTGTTTCGGTGCTATCAATGATGGTTCCAAGAGTGCTTGTTTCGAATGGTTGCTGGCATTTTGGTTTGGTATCCTATTTATGATCCTTTCTGCCGATTTTTATTTAGGTGGAAGGTACAGAGAATCTCGCTATTTCAACCACGTGGAATCATTTTCCGGTTATTACAAGTATGACAAGGCGCTAGGCCTCTACCATAGTGAAGAAGTTTTGCCCTCGGACGATAACGCCGGCGTAATTACCACAGAAACAGCATCTTCAAATAATCACAATAACGCCTCTTCCAATGAAACCTTTCAAGTAGTAGTATGATCTCATATACACTAGACTTGATTAAAGAATACCCTTCAACCTGCAAGATATATTcgtctttttcttttccaagCATACTTTAATAAAACTTGCAAGGACATCATCATTTTCtctcattatttttttttccctctgTTACTAATATAATTGATATCTAATTCTATGCTTCTCAGTCTGTATAAtagttttccttttgttgaAGAGTTTTTTCTGgctgcctttttttttttaacataTTTCTCACCGACCCATAACAGTTGCCTATTACGTTAAAGACTAAAATTAATAAATGCAATACTATTTAGCGAATATATTTTGAGTTGCTGGTTTTATTTGGCTCTTGATATACTTAGAATAAATAGAtattaaacaaaaaattaaagaaaaaagggactagaaaaatataacaaAGAAACCAACATTAAGGTATCTTAGGGCGAGTAGCCGCACCGGCTAATGGCGAAGATTGATACAGCATCAGATAacctctttgaaaaaactttctttaGGAGAGGTACTGGAATCATTAGAATCACGAACTCTTATGTCTGATTCATCTTGATCATCCTGATCATCAGTAACTTCATTACTATAATCGTTTTCTATTGAACCTTGGGAAAAGCCACTGAAGGATCTACGGCCTTTGTCGCTAGTATGGGCAAAATCATGCTCCTTTTTTGACCCCATTGGGTTCACCACAGAATCATTCTTCATTGTTCCAGACTCCGTCTTAGATAGCCCTTGTTTATTAGCATTCTTACTTAATAAAAATTGCTCTATCGTTATGGAGCCTCCAGTATCTGCCACTGGCCTTGAAGATTTATTCTTGTCGTTCAAGATGGAATCTTCAGCGATGTCATCTGCTGCTTGGTGTACTTTATGTGGCCCCACATCATTGCCATGTAACTCTGTCTTCTTATTGGAGGTTGGAGTTTCAGGCCTATCGTCCAAGACACCACTAACACCAGTGACTGACCTGGCACTAGCAGAACTATCAACGTCCTTTCCCGTATTATACGTAGAGAGAAACCGGCTTTTAATAGCATCTTTTGGAGACGCACTCTCTCCTATGTGAGCCGTTTTTTCATTAGTAGCAGCTGCATTCACGATAACATCTCGAGAAACGTTAGAATCATTTGTCAACCCTTCACTGTCCTTTCTAGGTCTTGAAGCTGTTTCCCTCTCCTTTTTGAGCTTCCTTTCATACTCCCGCAATTTAATATTCCTGATAATTGCCATTTCATCTATTTGCAATTCTCTTAACATACATTCTTCTGTAGCTAATTcggcttcttcttttgccttttctGCAGAAATAACCAGAGGGTCATTGACGGTAGCATCCAGAAGGTGCCTCTCACTACGAATTTGCTGGCCCCGTTCCGCTGCTAAAACTCCATCTGCATCAACCCTTGCGTTAAAATCATGAATTGCAGTTTTGTGCTTAGTAATTGAAGCGTTAAGTCTTTTAATTTCTACCTGTAGCTTGCTATGCTCATCCATAAGTTCGTCATACCCTTTTTCGGAATTCCTCAAATTGCTAAAGTGCGATCTGACAGCTTGATCATGTTCAATGTTGGAATTTTTGAGGTCCCTTTCACATGCGTCATTCCAATCTTTCAGTTCATCATTCTCCCCTAACAAGTTCTTGGACAACGTTTCCTGCAATTCGTTCCTTAGATGTTCGTGATTCTTTTTGGCATTTTCAAGTTCCCTCTCCTTCTGCTGTACTTTAATATTCATATTTTGTACCAACAAATCATAGCTTTGCCCCCCTTCAGCCTTTTTAGCTACTTTTTCACGTTGCTGCTTTGATTCCATCGCCAACAATAATTGCTTGTCATTTTGCTCTTTCACACGTTCCATAAAATTCCAATTCTCATACTCCTGATCAAGAACTCTTGACCTTCTTTCAATATCCTTATCAACATCACGTTGTTTACTAGCTCGTTCATCAATTTCGTTTACCACTGGTGATATTAACTTTCTGGCCACAACATTAACTTCTTCCGGAGTTATCCACAAGCCACCACCcaaatatattttcttcttttgttccTGGTTAACAGAATAGTGCTCTAAAGCTATTTTGACAGCAAGCTTATTATAAGCTTGGTTACCGAACAGAATCATATAAGTATCTCGTGCGTCAATATCCTGCAATTTCCTATTCGCAAGCTTTTGAGCTTCATGTAGCACCATCGGAGATGACACCTGCTGTATATACACATTTCTTTGTGCCTCTTTTGCAGCAAAATCCGGGTCTTCCAATGTCTTTGGATCAAGATCTTTTACTGCATCGGCGGCACTCTTTGCATACACATATTGTCGGTCATTTAGTCTTTGTCTTTCGTTGCCAGTGTGAGAGTTTAAGAATTGCTCAGCGGAACGTTCAAGCTTCTCCAAAGTTCCTTTCTTGAAAACCTCTTTATTAGCTTTTGATACGCCGCTCTCGTTACCACTCTGCAATCCGTTTTTAAAGTTTACCTTTTGAGGATACAACCTATCATTGACTCTACTGATTGCTCTTCTTTCAGCTCCATCCAGTACTTTAGATAAGTCCAAGGATTTGAAACGTGCAGAGTGCTGTGGATTAACAACGTTTGCATCAAACTCATCACCAAGAGGAGCACCGGAAggccttttttttttcaaactagAACGATCGGAAGCCTCATTTATAGAATTAACTGATGAAGAACTGGAGGCCAATGCTTTTTGTGCAGCTAATCTTGTTAGAAAATCTCGCTTTCCCTTGAGACCCAAATTGACCGTCACTGGGACGTCTTCAGGAGGGGTCAATGGAATCTTCGAAAAGGTTTCTTTGAAAGCCTCATTCCGCGCCTTTTGTTCGATTGCTGTTTCTACAGTGTCATTAGGTTGGCCTTTGGTTCTCTTATTGGCTAAACGGGCTGCTAGATCAGCTGATTCACTACCCGAGTCACCTAAACCGAGTGTCCTGTAATTAGCCGGAGTATTCAAAATGCCATACTTCTGTTTCGCATGGAATATGGCTTCTTTACTCAAAGGTTGTCCACTGTGCTGATAAGTAGAATATATACTCTTCAGTTTGCGGACGTCATCTGAAATTGAGCGAGGCGTTTCCGGGGCAACGCCATGCATTTCAGAAGAGTGCAGCGGCCCTTGCAAAGTGGATACTCTAACCGTCTCTCTTTCAGTAATTTGTTCTGAGGTCTGGACAGATTCCACATCGGCGGTTTGAAAAGGAGATATTAGTGACATTACAATATTTTGCACTACTTACTTAAGCTTTATCGTCAATCACACTTAAAACTGCGGATTAATTTATGTGATCGGTTTTATTTAGAGGTTGCAGAAAAACATGGAGCTTTCTATGACGGTTTTCATCTGTTAAATAGCATTGTTTACTCCATACTTTTCATCATGTATACCCTGTAGAAGTATCCCTTAATCaatctgaaaaagaaataaccTCTACCCTTAACCTTTGATCTGGAGCCTCATCGCGAAATATAGGGGACTGCCAAAACGTCTTACGAAGTCCAAGtgaaggtaaaaaaaaaaaaccgcCGACAGCAAAGAGTATGTGTCGAACcgaaagaaataaaattacGATTTATACTAACCTTATTTAAAACATTTAAAGCACCTCAACTCAATATGAATCCCGAAAAAGGGAACAATCGGCTCTAGCCCTAAAAAACCACTATAGCA contains:
- the LPX2 gene encoding Lpx2p (similar to YKL050C); this translates as MSLISPFQTADVESVQTSEQITERETVRVSTLQGPLHSSEMHGVAPETPRSISDDVRKLKSIYSTYQHSGQPLSKEAIFHAKQKYGILNTPANYRTLGLGDSGSESADLAARLANKRTKGQPNDTVETAIEQKARNEAFKETFSKIPLTPPEDVPVTVNLGLKGKRDFLTRLAAQKALASSSSSVNSINEASDRSSLKKKRPSGAPLGDEFDANVVNPQHSARFKSLDLSKVLDGAERRAISRVNDRLYPQKVNFKNGLQSGNESGVSKANKEVFKKGTLEKLERSAEQFLNSHTGNERQRLNDRQYVYAKSAADAVKDLDPKTLEDPDFAAKEAQRNVYIQQVSSPMVLHEAQKLANRKLQDIDARDTYMILFGNQAYNKLAVKIALEHYSVNQEQKKKIYLGGGLWITPEEVNVVARKLISPVVNEIDERASKQRDVDKDIERRSRVLDQEYENWNFMERVKEQNDKQLLLAMESKQQREKVAKKAEGGQSYDLLVQNMNIKVQQKERELENAKKNHEHLRNELQETLSKNLLGENDELKDWNDACERDLKNSNIEHDQAVRSHFSNLRNSEKGYDELMDEHSKLQVEIKRLNASITKHKTAIHDFNARVDADGVLAAERGQQIRSERHLLDATVNDPLVISAEKAKEEAELATEECMLRELQIDEMAIIRNIKLREYERKLKKERETASRPRKDSEGLTNDSNVSRDVIVNAAATNEKTAHIGESASPKDAIKSRFLSTYNTGKDVDSSASARSVTGVSGVLDDRPETPTSNKKTELHGNDVGPHKVHQAADDIAEDSILNDKNKSSRPVADTGGSITIEQFLLSKNANKQGLSKTESGTMKNDSVVNPMGSKKEHDFAHTSDKGRRSFSGFSQGSIENDYSNEVTDDQDDQDESDIRVRDSNDSSTSPKESFFKEVI
- the DEF1 gene encoding DNA damage-responsive RNA polymerase-degradation factor DEF1 (RNAPII degradation factor~similar to YKL054C), with the protein product MSTQFRKSNHNSHSNKKLNPALKSKIDTLTELFPDWTSDDLIDIVQEYDDLETIIDKITSGAVTRWDEVKKPAKKEKHEKKEQQHSYVPQQHLPNPEDDITYKSSNNSNSFTSTKHNSSNNYTQARNKKKVQTPRAHPTGKHVNIDKGKHVPSKPVSNTTSWAAAVSVDTKNDIPQDSNDDNNEELEGQEQEEQEKNQEKEQSEEQQQQESHNNKEERKQIEQPSLPSKKTSKTSASQPKKMSWAAIATPKPKVVKKAESPLENVDELKKEISEIKEDENSEAGEQGNEQEIPVQEQEAETAEPSEESEDRAPEVNEEKSEEAEEKEQEKEEELEAEELEQEQEQDNVAAPEEEVTVVEEKVEISAVISEPSEDQANTVPQQQQLQLQPQQQQQQQQQQQQQPQQQQPQQPQQQQPQQQQQQQQQQQQQPVQAQAQAQEEQLSQNYYTQQQQQQYAQQQHQLQQQYLSQQQQYAQQQQQHPQPQTQQPQSQQSPQSQKQGNNVAAQQYYMYQNQFPGYSYPGMFDSQGYAYGQQYQQLAQNNAQTSGNANQYNFQQGYGQAGANTAAAANLTSAAAAAAASPATAHAQPQQQQPYGGSFMPYYAHFYQQSFPYGQPQYGVAGQYPYQLPKNNYNYYQTQNGQEQQSPNQAVAQHAEDSQQKQSQQPQQQQPQGQPQPEVQMQNGQPVNPQQQMQFQQYYQFQQQQQQAAAAAAAAAQQGVPYGYNGYDYNSKNSRGFY
- the MDM35 gene encoding Mdm35p (similar to YKL053C); translated protein: MGNIMSASFAPECTDLKTKYDSCFNEWYSEKFLKGKSVENECSKQWYAYTTCVNAALVKQGIKPALDEAREEAPFENGGKLKEADK
- the SFK1 gene encoding Sfk1p (Plasma membrane protein that may act to generate normal levels of PI4P~similar to YKL051W), whose protein sequence is MLQFKSPGNWLFIVPWIAFIPWYGMLIAMLICWASQGHPIYWFMHTEQFPVYISDIGATNLRPLFISCAGWQGLGYVITVALEFFQRSGYLPFQLKKKDPSISDSTSYAEKLRSGKYLMPPYYTKDERNLIFAAFVLGGIGELGLLFCSIFSTARYHHVHIAMVSVFVVFMFLSTCCLIAEYFLMGRHYASIHPLASPHFNPQSSEKSFNQGYNTVDELPWYKWEGHIWNKFTISATLKVIWLTLAVVWAICFGAINDGSKSACFEWLLAFWFGILFMILSADFYLGGRYRESRYFNHVESFSGYYKYDKALGLYHSEEVLPSDDNAGVITTETASSNNHNNASSNETFQVVV
- the ASK1 gene encoding Ask1p (Essential subunit of the Dam1 complex (aka DASH complex)~similar to YKL052C) codes for the protein MGSVSKEETLEKLDQEITVNLQKIDSNLSFCFHKITQDIIPHVATYSEICERIMDSTEWLGTMFQETGLVNLQANAAAPVKNAPVKGVILNNNAGILSTSAEDVSRESQTCNGSDELNSAVGFNRNAHSVFTNDSTDDFHTANITSTGQILKLPDSSDEDTGTDVLPSRDQRDLTGEGHDDADNEQDESTIQRQSRKRKISLLLQQQYGSSSSMVPSPIVPNKMRKQLAHEEHTNNGGDDDDENSNNIESSPLKQGQADKDNEGPDEEESTKEVPKPGTIIHFSTNR